Proteins co-encoded in one Arachis hypogaea cultivar Tifrunner chromosome 11, arahy.Tifrunner.gnm2.J5K5, whole genome shotgun sequence genomic window:
- the LOC112723710 gene encoding ubiquitin carboxyl-terminal hydrolase 20-like, with product MANRKNNVKRREKRAAREKRAAREKRAARMRRKRNALDSASERPVRRKLLDDFERVGGAAASRNQDALENYYAAQNAASPPVRRKLFCESGIAAGAGYSSDPGIPLERGAFDDDDDEDYRCKDESLTDDEDYRCKDESLPVSVPSESGTSADDSSSPSSPSVGAGMHNLGMTCYMNSILQCLTHTVPFVHEIRSCNHTTPCSDYHSESSSYCVVCALRDNMNSSFRTPRHPFKPSRLVDNLSFFSPDFEKGKQADAHEFMHAAFAKIRECLPDEDANPVHRVFGGKTISKLQCLKCYQISNTLEQLTDLSLEIENVETLEDALDSFTNMEIIEVECENCQEQVFKEKRLLLEETPQIAVLHLKRFKNDQNTAKKIDKYVSYKSVLDLNPYTSQNQVIFKYDLYAIVVHSGTQDSGHYYSYVRTAENIWHRLNDSQVTRVDKEEAQFQQAYLLFYAQQGTPWFFTK from the exons aTGGCGAACCGCAAGAACAATGTCAAAAGACGGGAGAAAAGAGCGGCGCGGGAGAAAAGAGCAGCGCGGGAGAAAAGAGCCGCGAGAATGCGTAGAAAGCGAAATGCTCTGGACAGCGCCTCTGAACGACCGGTTAGAAGAAAACTTCTCGATGATTTTGAACGAGTTGGTGGTGCTGCTGCTTCTAGAAACCAAGACGCGCTGGAAAACTACTACGCCGCTCAAAATGCGGCTTCACCACCGGTTAGAAGAAAACTTTTCTGTGAAAGTGGAATCGCTGCAGGTGCTGGTTATAGTTCTGATCCTGGAATTCCACTAGAACGAGGAGCgttcgatgatgatgatgatgaagactaCAGATGTAAAGATGAATCTTTAACTGATGATGAAGACTACAGATGTAAAGATGAATCTTTACCTGTTTCTGTGCCTTCTGAGAGTGGAACTTCTGCTGATGATAgttcttctccttcttcacccTCTGTT GGTGCTGGAATGCATAATCTAGGAATGACATGCTACATGAATTCCATCCTACAGTGTCTAACTCACACTGTCCCATTTGTTCATGAAATCCGTTCTTGCAATCACACTACCCCAT GTAGTGATTATCATTCAGAGAGCAGCAGCTACTGTGTTGTTTGTGCACTGCGCGACAACATGAATTCTTCATTCCGTACTCCCAGACATCCATTCAAACCTTCAAGGCTTGTTGACAATTTGAGCT TTTTTTCACCTGATTTTGAAAAGGGCAAGCAGGCAGATGCTCATGAATTCATGCATGCTGCCTTTGCTAAGATTAGAGAGTGTTTACCGGATGAGGATGCTAATCCTGTGCACAGAGTCTTTGGGGGAAAAACTATTAGTAAGCTGCAGTGTTTGAAGTGTTATCAGATTTCTAATACATTAGAGCAACTAACAGACCTGAGCTTGGAGATAGAAAATGTGGAAACACTTGAGGATGCACTTGATTCATTCACCAATATGGAAATTATTGAGGTTGAATGCGAGAACTGTCAAGAACAGGTTTTCAAGGAGAAGCGACTCTTGTTGGAGGAAACACCTCAGATTGCAGTATTGCATCTAAAGAGGTTTAAGAATGACCAAAACACTGCCAAAAAGATTGATAAGTATGTCTCTTATAAATCTGTTTTGGATCTGAATCCTTATACCTCTCAGAATCAG GTAATATTCAAATATGATCTATATGCAATTGTTGTGCATTCTGGAACACAAGATTCAGGGCATTACTATAGCTATGTTCGCACTGCTGAAAACATTTGGCATAGGTTGAATGATTCACAG GTAACTAGAGTtgataaagaagaagcacagtTCCAGCAAGCATACTTGCTGTTTTATGCACAGCAGGGTACACCATGGTTTTTTACCAAGTGA
- the LOC112719724 gene encoding putative phospholipid-transporting ATPase 9, which translates to MRSGRKRKLHLSKLYSFTCCRASSFEDEFYSQIGGRGYSRVVLCNELNDLESEVVRNYADNSVRSTKYTPATFLPKSLFEQFRRVANFYFLVTGILAFTRLAPYNAASAIFPLIIVVGATMVKEGIEDWRRKKQDIEVNNRRVKVHKGDGNFEYTEWKNLRVGNVVKVEKDEFFPADLLLLSSSYEDAVCYVETTNLDGETNLKLKQGLEITCSLHGDLSFQKFRATVKCEDPNANLYSFIGSLEFGDQKYPLSPQQLLLRDSKLRNTDYIFGAVIFTGHDTKVIQNSTDPPSKRSRIERKMDRVIYFLFCILFLMAFVGSIFFYILTKDDLQSGPMKRWYLRPDDSTVFFDPKRPEAAAAFHCLTALMLYGFFIPISLYVSIEIVKVLQSIFINQDIHMYYEEADKPANARTSNLNEELGQVDTILSDKTGTLTCNSMEFVKCSIAGVAYGRGITEVEKAMGRRKGSPLNHEQVIGSEADSINESSNGKVSIKGFNFIDERIMNGNWVNEPHADVIQRFFRLLAICHTAIPEMDEDTGNVSYEAESPDEAAFVIAAREIGFEFCKRTQTSLSTFELDPESGKKVERVYKLLNVLEFNSSRKRMSVIVEDEEGKIFLLCKGADSVMFERLAKNGREFQDKTMEHVHDYADAGLRTLILAYRELDVEEYKEFHNKFSKAKNLVCADQERQIQKISNKIERNLILLGATAVEDKLQNGVPDCIDKLAQAGIKIWVLTGDKMETAINIGFSCSLLRQGMKQIIIHLESPEIKALEKGGDKLAIIKASRQSVLQQISEGAAQLTAYRGSSQQAFALIIDGNSLVYALDDNVKHMFLELAIRCASVICCRSSPKQKALVTRLVKSGTRKTTLAIGDGANDVGMLQEADIGVGISGVEGMQAVMSSDIAIAQFRYLDRLLLVHGHWCYRRISSMICYFFYKNITFGFTLFLYEVYASFSGEPAYNDWLLSIYNVFFSSLPVIALGVFDQDVSARYCLKFPLLYQEGVQNVLFSWRRILAWMLNGFISAILVFFFCTKAMELQAFDAEGRTAGRDILGATMYTCVVWVVNLQIALAISYFTMIQHIFIWGSIAFWYIFLLAYGAMPPHFSTNAYRVFAETLAPSPMYWLVTFFVVISTLIPYFSYSAIQMRFFPMFHEIVQWIRYEGKTKDPEYCNMVRQRSLRPTTVGSTARLAAMANDTRDRTINRR; encoded by the exons ATGAGGAGTGGTAGGAAAAGGAAGTTGCATTTGAGCAAGCTATACTCATTCACATGCTGTAGAGCATCATCTTTTGAAGATGAATTTTATTCTCAGATTGGGGGAAGGGGTTATTCAAGAGTAGTGTTGTGCAATGAGTTGAATGATTTAGAATCTGAGGTTGTTAGGAACTATGCAGATAACTCTGTTAGGTCTACAAAGTACACCCCTGCTACATTCCTTCCTAAATCGCTCTTCGAGCAGTTTAGGAGAGTGGCTAACTTCTATTTCTTGGTTACTGGCATCTTGGCATTCACCAGACTTGCGCCTTATAACGCTGCCAGCGCTATCTTTCCATTGATTATCGTCGTAGGGGCGACTATGGTGAAGGAAGGCATCGAAGACTGGCGCCGGAAAAAGCAG GATATTGAGGTGAACAATAGAAGAGTGAAAGTGCATAAAGGTGATGGAAATTTCGAATATACCGAGTGGAAGAATCTTAGAGTGGGGAATGTAGTGAAGGTAGAGAAGGATGAGTTCTTCCCTGCAGACCTCCTATTGCTTTCGTCGAGTTATGAGGATGCAGTATGCTATGTTGAGACAACGAATTTGGATGGCGAGACAAATTTGAAGTTGAAACAAGGCTTAGAGATAACTTGTTCCTTACACGGCGATCTCAGCTTCCAAAAGTTTAGAGCCACGGTCAAGTGTGAAGATCCGAATGCTAATCTGTACTCGTTCATTGGGAGCCTAGAATTTGGAGACCAAAAGTATCCCCTTTCACCTCAGCAGCTTCTTCTTCGAGACTCCAAACTTCGCAATACAGACTACATTTTCGGAGCTGTAATCTTCACTGGTCATGATACTAAGGTTATCCAAAATTCTACAGATCCTCCTTCGAAAAGAAGCCGAATTGAGAGGAAGATGGATAGAGTAATCTACTTCTTGTTCTGTATCTTGTTTCTAATGGCATTTGTTGGATCTATTTTCTTTTACATCTTAACTAAAGATGACTTGCAAAGTGGACCAATGAAAAGATGGTATCTAAGACCTGATGATTCTACAGTTTTCTTCGATCCGAAGAGACCGGAAGCTGCTGCTGCATTTCACTGTTTGACAGCACTGATGTTATATGGCTTCTTTATTCCAATATCCCTTTATGTGTCGATCGAGATTGTCAAAGTTCTTCAGAGCATTTTCATCAATCAAGATATCCATATGTACTATGAGGAAGCAGACAAGCCGGCAAATGCCCGGACATCAAACTTAAATGAAGAACTTGGCCAAGTTGATACAATACTTTCTGATAAAACCGGAACTCTTACATGCAACTCAATGGAGTTTGTTAAATGTTCTATTGCCGGGGTTGCTTACGGCCGTGGCATTACAGAGGTTGAGAAGGCTATGGGTAGAAGAAAAGGTTCACCTCTAAATCATGAACAAGTTATAGGGTCAGAAGCCGACAGCATCAACGAATCTTCGAATGGAAAAGTTTCCATAAAGGGCTTTAACTTCATTGATGAAAGGATAATGAATGGAAATTGGGTTAATGAACCTCATGCTGATGTCATCCAGAGATTCTTTCGCCTGTTGGCTATCTGTCATACGGCTATACCAGAAATGGATGAAGACACAGGAAATGTCTCGTATGAGGCTGAATCGCCCGACGAAGCAGCATTTGTGATTGCAGCCAgagaaattggttttgagttctGTAAAAGGACTCAGACTAGTTTATCAACATTTGAGTTGGATCCTGAATCTGGCAAAAAAGTTGAAAG GGTGTACAAGCTTCTCAATGTTTTGGAATTTAATAGCTCGAGGAAGAGGATGTCGGTCATAGTGGAGGATGAAGAAGGAAAAATTTTTCTGTTATGCAAAGGTGCTGATAG TGTCATGTTTGAAAGGCTAGCCAAGAATGGGAGGGAGTTCCAAGATAAGACCATGGAGCATGTTCATGATTATGCCGATGCAGGTCTAAGGACCTTGATACTAGCCTATCGCGAGCTTGATGTGGAAGAATACAAggagtttcataataaattctctAAGGCTAAGAATTTAGTTTGTGCGGATCAGGAAAGACAGATTCAGAAAATATCTAACAAGATTGAGAGGAATCTAATTCTTCTTGGAGCCACTGCTGTAGAGGACAAACTCCAAAACGGG GTTCCTGATTGCATTGACAAGCTTGCCCAAGCAGGAATCAAGATTTGGGTTTTGACTGGGGATAAAATGGAGACTGCAATCAATATAGG TTTTTCTTGTAGTTTGCTAAGACAAGGAATGAAGCAGATTATAATTCATTTGGAGAGTCCAGAAATTAAAGCACTGGAAAAGGGTGGAGACAAGCTTGCTATAATCAAG GCATCTAGGCAAAGTGTCCTCCAACAGATATCTGAAGGTGCTGCACAGCTGACAGCATACAGAGGAAGTTCTCAGCAGGCATTTGCTTTGATCATCGACGGAAACTCGCTTGTCTATGCTCTAGACGATAACGTGAAGCACATGTTTCTAGAGCTTGCGATTCGCTGCGCATCTGTTATCTGCTGTCGCTCGTCACCAAAGCAGAAGGCACTG GTTACTAGATTGGTCAAATCCGGAACTCGGAAAACAACATTAGCTATTGGTGATGGAGCTAATGATGTTGGAATGCTTCAAGAAGCAGACATAGGAGTTGGAATTAGTGGAGTTGAAGGAATGCAG GCTGTAATGTCTAGTGACATTGCAATTGCGCAATTCCGATACTTGGATCGATTACTTCTCGTGCACGGACATTGGTGTTACCGGAGGATCTCATCTATG ATATGCTATTTTTTCTACAAGAACATCACATTCGGATTCACTTTGTTCTTATATGAGGTGTATGCATCATTCTCTGGAGAACCTGCATACAATGATTGGCTTTTATCTATCTATAATGTCTTCTTTTCATCGCTTCCTGTGATTGCTCTCGGGGTGTTCGACCAGGATGTATCCGCTCGGTACTGCCTAAAG TTTCCATTGTTATATCAAGAAGGAGTGCAAAACGTCCTCTTTAGCTGGCGGCGAATACTCGCATGGATGCTTAACGGATTCATCAGCGCCATACTAGTTTTCTTCTTCTGCACGAAAGCCATGGAGCTTCAGGCCTTCGACGCGGAGGGAAGAACGGCCGGGAGGGATATACTCGGCGCAACCATGTACACTTGTGTGGTTTGGGTGGTAAATTTGCAGATAGCTTTAGCTATAAGTTACTTCACCATGATCCAACATATTTTCATCTGGGGTTCCATTGCATTCTGGTACATCTTCCTTCTGGCATACGGCGCAATGCCACCACATTTTTCGACGAATGCCTATAGAGTATTCGCCGAGACTCTGGCGCCGTCTCCGATGTATTGGCTTGTCACATTCTTTGTGGTGATCTCAACACTCATACCATACTTTTCCTACTCAGCAATTCAGATGAGGTTCTTTCCCATGTTTCATGAAATTGTCCAATGGATAAGGTATGAAGGGAAGACAAAGGATCCCGAATATTGTAACATGGTTCGCCAGAGATCGCTCCGGCCAACAACCGTCGGATCAACTGCTCGCCTAGCCGCCATGGCTAACGACACACGAGACAGAACGATTAACCGTAGATAA